The Deltaproteobacteria bacterium genome window below encodes:
- the hisI gene encoding phosphoribosyl-AMP cyclohydrolase, with protein MIDLDFDKAGGLVPAIVQDCETGEVLMLAYMNRESFAKTLETGRATYWSRSRNTLWVKGESSGNVQLVKDLFVDCDSDTILLKVEQVGGAACHLGYRSCFHRRLAGSDTLEITGEKIFDPEDVYRS; from the coding sequence ATGATCGATCTCGATTTTGATAAGGCCGGCGGATTGGTTCCCGCCATAGTGCAGGACTGTGAAACCGGTGAAGTCCTGATGCTTGCTTACATGAACCGCGAATCATTCGCGAAGACCCTGGAGACGGGCAGGGCCACCTACTGGAGCCGTTCACGGAACACGCTCTGGGTGAAGGGTGAGTCGTCGGGGAACGTTCAGCTGGTTAAAGACCTGTTTGTGGACTGTGATTCCGATACGATCCTGCTCAAGGTCGAACAGGTCGGCGGTGCAGCCTGTCACCTGGGGTACCGGTCCTGTTTTCACCGCCGGCTGGCGGGTTCTGACACACTGGAGATCACCGGTGAAAAAATATTTGATCCGGAGGACGTATATCGCTCATGA
- a CDS encoding ATP phosphoribosyltransferase: MSLMSLLKLGIPKGSLEASTVELFKKAGWRITYDSRSYFPDIDDDEINCSLVRAQEMSRYVEQGTIDLGLTGRDWIIENGSDVMVVQDLVYSKSTARQARWVLVVREDSPIATIEDLEGKKISTELVNFTTMYFRDRNINVQVEFSWGATEAKVVEGLVDAIVEVTETGSTLRANKLKIIHELMKTNTQLIANRNAWKDPWKRNKITQINTLLQGSLSATNKVGLKLNVSRENLGRVVLLLPSLKAPTTSALYNEEWFAVEAIVDKDIVRELIPILQDAGAEGIIEYPLNKVI; this comes from the coding sequence ATATCGCTCATGAGTCTGTTGAAACTGGGAATTCCCAAGGGAAGTCTTGAAGCCAGTACGGTTGAGTTGTTCAAAAAGGCCGGATGGCGGATCACTTACGACAGCCGCAGCTACTTCCCCGACATAGATGATGATGAGATCAACTGCTCCCTGGTGCGGGCCCAGGAGATGTCGCGGTACGTTGAGCAGGGAACGATCGATCTCGGTCTGACCGGCAGGGACTGGATCATTGAAAACGGTTCGGACGTCATGGTCGTCCAGGACCTGGTGTATTCAAAATCCACGGCCCGCCAGGCCAGGTGGGTACTGGTGGTACGGGAGGATTCCCCCATCGCGACGATCGAGGACCTGGAAGGGAAAAAAATATCCACGGAACTGGTCAACTTTACCACTATGTATTTCCGGGACAGAAATATCAACGTCCAGGTGGAGTTTTCATGGGGTGCCACGGAAGCCAAGGTGGTGGAGGGGCTGGTTGACGCCATCGTGGAAGTGACGGAAACGGGAAGCACTCTCCGCGCCAATAAGCTGAAGATCATTCATGAACTCATGAAGACCAACACTCAGCTCATCGCGAACAGGAATGCCTGGAAGGACCCCTGGAAGAGAAACAAGATCACGCAGATCAATACCCTTCTGCAGGGATCCCTGTCCGCCACGAACAAGGTGGGGCTGAAATTGAACGTGTCCCGGGAAAATCTGGGCCGGGTGGTCCTACTGCTCCCATCCCTGAAGGCGCCCACCACGTCGGCCCTCTATAATGAGGAATGGTTCGCCGTTGAGGCGATCGTGGACAAGGACATTGTCAGGGAACTGATCCCCATTCTTCAGGACGCCGGTGCGGAGGGCATCATAGAGTACCCCTTGAACAAGGTGATATGA